A portion of the Staphylococcus felis genome contains these proteins:
- the nadA gene encoding quinolinate synthase NadA produces MFNPIQTTIQSIPDRYLKMSQTDLEQHIQRIKDELGNRLFMPTHHYQKDEVVQFADITGDSLELARICKENQDAEYFVFNGVHFMAETADILTDHHQTIYLPDLTAGCSMADMANITQVLHCHDVLTHTYHFDILPLTYVNSTAAIKKYVGQHDGTCLTSGNAKAVVTWALEQQKTILFLPDQHLGRNTAYELGVPLEQMAIWDPIQKRLEYDGNFEALRIILWKGHCSVHEKFHKSHIEIAREKDPDINVIVHPECTFDVVQASDYAGSTRYIIETIKNAPKGSRWRIGTEMNLVNRLKATYTHIEIESLNPLMCSCLTMNRIDLPHLAWCLDKIVNNQHDNIIKIDDETAFYAKRSLEKMLAII; encoded by the coding sequence ATGTTTAACCCTATCCAAACTACCATTCAATCAATACCCGATCGCTATCTCAAAATGTCTCAAACAGACTTGGAACAACATATTCAACGTATCAAAGATGAACTAGGGAACCGTCTTTTCATGCCAACGCACCATTATCAAAAAGATGAAGTTGTTCAATTTGCAGATATTACAGGCGATTCTTTAGAACTTGCGCGTATTTGTAAAGAAAATCAAGACGCCGAATATTTTGTCTTTAATGGGGTTCACTTCATGGCTGAAACAGCAGATATTTTAACAGATCATCATCAGACCATTTATTTGCCTGATTTAACAGCTGGTTGTTCAATGGCTGACATGGCCAATATTACCCAAGTTTTGCACTGTCATGACGTATTGACTCATACGTATCACTTTGATATTTTGCCATTAACATATGTAAACTCAACAGCAGCGATAAAAAAATATGTTGGTCAACATGATGGAACATGTTTAACAAGTGGCAATGCCAAAGCTGTCGTCACTTGGGCACTTGAACAACAGAAAACGATTTTATTCTTACCCGATCAACATTTAGGGCGCAATACCGCATATGAGCTTGGCGTTCCTTTAGAACAGATGGCAATATGGGATCCTATCCAAAAAAGGTTGGAATATGATGGAAATTTCGAAGCATTACGTATAATTTTGTGGAAAGGCCATTGTTCCGTACATGAAAAGTTTCATAAATCACATATTGAAATCGCACGCGAAAAAGATCCTGACATTAATGTTATCGTTCATCCAGAATGTACTTTTGATGTCGTGCAAGCATCTGATTATGCCGGTTCTACGCGTTATATTATCGAAACCATCAAAAATGCTCCCAAAGGCTCACGATGGCGCATAGGAACAGAAATGAACTTAGTCAATCGCTTAAAAGCAACCTATACACATATTGAAATCGAATCGCTTAATCCATTAATGTGCTCATGTTTAACAATGAATCGGATAGACCTCCCCCATCTTGCTTGGTGTCTCGATAAAATTGTAAACAATCAACATGACAATATCATTAAAATCGATGATGAAACAGCATTTTATGCAAAACGAAGCCTAGAAAAAATGTTAGCTATTATATAA
- a CDS encoding NUDIX domain-containing protein yields MEQTDELRVAVAAMILNDDNQVLLQHRKDVEKWGVLSGHVEMGETVSEAMIREAKEEANIDIQIDHLIGVYSEPESQTFKYPDGKIEQFVTIYFLATVTGGTLKSNPDESLAFQYFDVDELPTPLLNMHPKWLEDALALKKEAFIR; encoded by the coding sequence ATGGAACAAACGGATGAACTACGTGTAGCGGTGGCGGCGATGATTTTAAATGATGACAACCAAGTGCTCCTTCAACATCGTAAGGATGTGGAAAAGTGGGGTGTCTTATCAGGTCATGTCGAGATGGGCGAAACAGTTTCAGAAGCAATGATTCGTGAAGCTAAAGAAGAGGCGAATATTGATATACAAATCGACCATTTAATTGGTGTATATTCTGAACCAGAGTCCCAAACTTTCAAATACCCAGACGGTAAAATCGAACAGTTTGTGACTATTTATTTTTTAGCAACGGTTACTGGAGGGACACTCAAAAGTAATCCAGATGAATCTTTAGCATTTCAATATTTTGATGTTGATGAATTACCTACACCATTACTCAATATGCATCCAAAATGGTTAGAAGATGCGCTCGCCTTAAAAAAGGAAGCTTTTATACGATAA
- a CDS encoding transcription repressor NadR, whose translation MNSADERRMKMIRCLEESDQPIKGYELSSLFGVSRQVIVKDISYLKTQNYSIFSSSKGYYMNPEPQGKPYKRIIMCQHEKWEIEEELTTIIENGAMIDNVSVEHPVYGTLQAELMIETMTHVRTFVDNMNKYQGTMLAKLTDMIHLHTISADSEKMLDNAIKDLEDKGFLVDIEEKNK comes from the coding sequence ATGAACTCAGCAGACGAGAGAAGAATGAAAATGATTCGATGTCTTGAAGAATCAGATCAGCCTATCAAAGGCTACGAATTGAGCAGTTTATTTGGTGTTTCAAGACAAGTAATAGTCAAAGATATCTCATATCTTAAAACACAAAATTATTCAATATTTTCATCTAGTAAGGGGTACTACATGAACCCTGAACCACAAGGGAAACCCTACAAACGCATAATTATGTGTCAGCATGAAAAATGGGAAATAGAAGAGGAATTGACGACTATTATTGAAAACGGTGCGATGATTGATAACGTTTCAGTCGAGCATCCGGTGTATGGAACATTACAAGCAGAGCTTATGATTGAGACAATGACGCACGTTCGTACTTTTGTAGATAACATGAACAAATATCAAGGGACAATGCTTGCGAAACTGACAGATATGATTCACCTGCATACCATATCAGCAGACTCTGAAAAAATGCTTGATAATGCGATCAAAGATTTGGAAGATAAAGGTTTCTTAGTGGACATCGAAGAGAAAAATAAATGA
- a CDS encoding YitT family protein produces the protein MISQANSDVSYKPEKPRKMKQFLSRFFFITLGSLLMAAALELFLVPNQLLDGGIVGISIILSHLLGWKLGIFIFILNLPFFFLGYKQIGKTFAISTLYAITVLSIGTALLHPIPPVIDEKFLVTIFGGAILGIGVGMVLRYGGSLDGTEILSILVQSRLPFSVGEIVMIINFFIFTVAGFVFTWESALFSVVSYFIASKMIDTVLLGFDESKSVWIISDNYKEIGEAINSRLGRGVTYLHGEGAYTGETKRVIFCVITRLEEAKLKDIVTDIDQSAFLSIGNVSEVRGGNHKKRDIH, from the coding sequence ATGATATCACAAGCAAATTCGGATGTATCTTATAAGCCTGAAAAGCCTCGTAAGATGAAACAATTTTTATCTCGCTTCTTTTTTATTACACTAGGGTCTTTGTTAATGGCGGCTGCATTAGAGTTATTTTTAGTACCTAATCAGCTTCTCGATGGCGGTATTGTCGGAATCTCAATCATCCTATCGCATCTTCTAGGATGGAAGTTAGGTATCTTTATCTTTATTCTCAATTTACCGTTTTTCTTTCTCGGTTATAAACAAATTGGTAAAACTTTTGCGATTTCAACACTTTATGCTATTACTGTTTTATCAATTGGAACAGCATTGCTCCATCCCATTCCACCTGTTATTGATGAAAAATTTTTAGTTACCATTTTTGGTGGTGCTATTCTAGGTATTGGTGTTGGTATGGTATTGCGATACGGTGGTTCGTTAGACGGCACTGAAATATTGTCTATTCTCGTTCAATCACGCTTACCATTTTCAGTTGGTGAAATTGTGATGATTATTAACTTTTTTATTTTTACAGTTGCTGGTTTTGTTTTTACGTGGGAAAGTGCTTTATTTAGTGTTGTATCGTATTTCATTGCCTCAAAAATGATTGATACTGTTTTATTAGGGTTTGATGAATCGAAGTCTGTATGGATTATTAGCGACAACTATAAAGAGATTGGTGAAGCCATCAATTCACGATTAGGTCGTGGCGTGACATATTTGCATGGAGAAGGCGCCTACACAGGTGAAACAAAACGTGTTATTTTTTGCGTAATCACACGTCTTGAAGAAGCAAAGTTAAAGGATATCGTTACTGATATTGATCAAAGTGCCTTTTTATCAATTGGTAACGTTTCTGAAGTCCGTGGGGGTAACCATAAAAAACGTGATATCCACTAA
- the tnpA gene encoding IS200/IS605 family transposase codes for MANKAKSLAHTKWMCKYHIVFTPKYRRKIIYNQYRPSIIEIIKLLCKYKGVEIIEGHMMPDHVHLLVSIPPKISVSSFMGYLKGKSALMIFDRHANLKYKFGNRHFWAEGYYVSTVGLNEATIKKYIQNQEKHDKAIDKLSVREYEDPFKGY; via the coding sequence ATGGCTAATAAAGCCAAGAGTTTGGCACATACAAAATGGATGTGTAAATACCACATTGTATTTACTCCAAAGTATAGAAGAAAAATCATATACAATCAATACAGACCATCAATTATTGAAATTATAAAGTTATTGTGCAAATACAAAGGTGTGGAGATTATAGAAGGACATATGATGCCAGATCATGTACATCTATTAGTGAGCATCCCACCCAAAATAAGCGTTTCAAGCTTTATGGGGTATTTAAAAGGTAAAAGCGCTTTGATGATATTTGATAGACATGCAAATTTGAAATACAAATTTGGAAATCGTCACTTTTGGGCAGAAGGGTATTATGTAAGTACAGTTGGATTAAATGAAGCCACAATAAAAAAATATATACAGAATCAAGAAAAACACGATAAAGCGATTGATAAGTTGAGCGTAAGAGAATATGAAGACCCTTTTAAGGGTTATTGA
- the nadC gene encoding carboxylating nicotinate-nucleotide diphosphorylase, whose amino-acid sequence MFNRLLVREKLRQFYIEDNQQGDLASRIFDQQHTGTLTLLSKDTGVFCGTAVIEEGFRLLEPNATIDMKIDDGSTIMPGTVIATINAPVHVLLTMERIVLNLIQRMSGIASATHDLATKIAHTTTRLVDTRKTTPGLAIFEKYAVTVGGGYNHRRSLNDGLMLKDNHIAYSASVENAIEKAKSFLGPMDKIEIEIENESMLQAAIRSNVDIIMFDNQTPEWIQSHIHLVPDTIQTEASGNINTTNIEAYASTGVDFISVGALFYGQKALDISAKVVM is encoded by the coding sequence ATGTTCAATCGATTACTCGTCAGAGAGAAACTTCGACAGTTTTACATAGAAGATAACCAACAAGGCGACCTTGCATCACGTATTTTTGATCAGCAACACACTGGCACTTTAACCTTATTATCCAAAGATACAGGTGTTTTTTGCGGTACTGCCGTTATCGAAGAAGGATTTCGCTTGTTAGAGCCTAACGCTACAATTGATATGAAAATAGACGATGGTAGTACTATTATGCCAGGTACAGTTATCGCCACTATTAATGCACCAGTCCATGTATTGTTAACGATGGAACGCATTGTACTGAATCTAATCCAACGTATGTCTGGAATTGCATCTGCAACACACGACTTAGCAACTAAGATTGCTCATACTACAACGCGTCTTGTGGACACACGTAAAACCACACCAGGGCTTGCAATATTTGAAAAGTACGCCGTCACTGTTGGAGGAGGCTACAATCACCGCCGTTCACTCAATGATGGGTTGATGCTGAAAGATAATCATATTGCGTATAGCGCATCAGTAGAAAACGCAATCGAAAAAGCCAAATCTTTTCTAGGTCCTATGGATAAAATCGAAATCGAGATTGAAAATGAATCTATGCTCCAAGCTGCTATTCGATCAAATGTAGACATCATTATGTTCGACAATCAAACCCCAGAATGGATTCAATCACATATCCATCTCGTTCCTGATACGATTCAAACTGAAGCATCTGGCAATATTAATACTACTAATATAGAAGCTTATGCATCGACAGGCGTAGACTTTATTTCAGTGGGCGCTTTATTTTACGGTCAAAAAGCACTCGATATTTCAGCAAAGGTTGTGATGTAA
- a CDS encoding cysteine desulfurase family protein: MIYLDNAATTQPTKRALEIYQQAQHQLFYNSESLHIGGEKVKNALTQARTFVQQYFQSTKEVLFGTSGSHVNEIAIHLYLKHQTSGQVWVSPYEHPSITAALEAYRDRLEIQTIPLTEMGEIDIPTFQTLVTEQTVLIITQHVNSETGYILPIQQIAQIAKQWNIPFHVDGVQAVHKVPSISIDSFTSYSFSGHKIHGTKGSGVLMIDYAYIHPYNAHYFHEQGVRNGTMDVPSILATVQALSEPSDYNHLQRLYQHAVQRATELEFRILKYNAQAPHILGLITPKYEGQYMMQMLSNRNICISTGTACGHGILMSNGVTQKIKASDGEVYQYIRVSFASFTTLEEIDTCFDVMANILYEGGSQ, translated from the coding sequence ATGATTTATTTGGATAATGCAGCGACAACACAACCGACAAAACGTGCCTTAGAAATATATCAACAAGCTCAACACCAGTTGTTTTATAATAGTGAGAGTTTACATATAGGTGGGGAAAAAGTTAAAAATGCACTAACGCAAGCACGTACATTTGTACAACAATATTTTCAATCTACAAAAGAAGTTTTATTTGGAACGAGTGGTTCTCATGTCAATGAAATCGCGATACATCTCTATTTAAAACATCAAACTTCAGGACAAGTATGGGTGTCACCTTATGAACATCCTTCTATTACAGCAGCACTTGAAGCATATCGAGATAGACTAGAGATTCAAACGATACCCCTAACTGAAATGGGAGAAATTGATATACCGACATTTCAAACGCTTGTAACAGAGCAAACTGTACTCATCATCACTCAGCATGTTAACTCTGAAACAGGATACATCTTACCGATTCAGCAGATTGCCCAAATCGCCAAACAATGGAATATTCCATTTCATGTAGATGGGGTACAAGCTGTGCATAAAGTTCCGTCGATTTCCATTGATAGTTTTACTTCATATAGTTTTTCAGGACATAAAATTCATGGAACTAAGGGAAGCGGTGTACTGATGATAGATTACGCCTATATCCATCCATATAATGCGCATTATTTTCATGAACAAGGTGTTAGAAATGGCACAATGGATGTTCCTAGTATTTTGGCTACAGTTCAAGCCCTTTCAGAACCGAGTGACTATAATCATTTGCAGCGCTTATATCAACATGCTGTTCAAAGAGCAACAGAGTTAGAGTTTCGCATCTTAAAATATAACGCTCAAGCACCGCACATTCTCGGACTGATTACGCCTAAATATGAAGGACAATATATGATGCAAATGTTATCAAATCGAAACATTTGTATCTCTACAGGGACAGCCTGTGGTCATGGTATACTGATGAGTAATGGTGTTACACAAAAGATAAAAGCTTCTGATGGAGAAGTTTATCAGTATATTAGGGTGTCATTTGCATCATTTACGACTCTTGAAGAGATTGATACGTGTTTTGATGTCATGGCAAATATCCTATATGAAGGAGGTTCTCAATGA
- a CDS encoding adenylosuccinate synthase, producing the protein MSSIVVVGTQWGDEGKGKITDFLAEQADVITRFSGGNNAGHTIKFNGETYKLHLVPSGIFYKDKLAVIGNGVVVDPVALLKELDGLNERGITTDNLRISNRAHVILPYHLKQDEFEEERRGENKIGTTKKGIGPAYVDKAQRIGIRIADLLDRDVFEQRLKENLEYKNDYFKGMFNQPAPSFEEIFETYYAAGQRLAQYVTDTAKVLDDAFVADERVLFEGAQGVMLDIDHGTYPFVTSSNPIAGNVTVGAGVGPTHVSKVVGVCKAYTSRVGDGPFPTELFDEDGHHIREVGREYGTTTGRPRRVGWFDSVVLRHSRRVSGITDLSINSIDVLTGLETVKICTAYELDGKEITEYPANLNDLKRCKPIFETFPGWTEDITNVKTMDELPDNARRYLERISELCNVHISIFSVGPDRNQTNIVENLWV; encoded by the coding sequence ATGTCATCAATCGTAGTTGTTGGGACACAATGGGGAGACGAAGGAAAAGGTAAGATTACAGACTTTTTAGCAGAACAAGCAGATGTGATTACACGTTTTTCAGGTGGTAATAATGCAGGCCATACTATTAAATTTAACGGTGAAACATATAAGCTACACCTTGTACCATCTGGTATTTTTTACAAAGATAAATTAGCAGTCATTGGTAATGGCGTGGTTGTAGATCCAGTTGCATTATTGAAAGAGTTAGATGGATTAAACGAACGTGGTATTACAACAGATAACTTACGTATTTCTAATCGTGCTCACGTCATTTTACCATATCACCTTAAACAAGATGAATTTGAAGAAGAACGTCGCGGTGAAAATAAAATTGGTACAACGAAAAAAGGAATTGGTCCAGCATACGTTGATAAAGCACAAAGAATCGGAATTCGTATTGCGGATTTATTAGACAGAGACGTATTTGAGCAACGTTTAAAAGAGAATTTAGAATATAAAAATGATTATTTCAAAGGTATGTTTAACCAGCCAGCACCATCGTTTGAAGAAATCTTTGAAACATATTATGCAGCAGGTCAACGTTTGGCGCAATATGTGACTGACACAGCGAAAGTATTAGATGATGCATTTGTTGCAGATGAGCGCGTATTATTTGAAGGAGCGCAAGGTGTAATGCTTGATATTGATCATGGTACATATCCTTTTGTGACATCAAGTAATCCAATCGCAGGTAATGTGACAGTTGGTGCAGGTGTAGGCCCAACTCATGTTTCAAAAGTAGTCGGTGTATGTAAAGCTTATACATCTCGCGTGGGTGATGGTCCATTCCCTACAGAACTGTTTGATGAAGATGGTCATCATATCCGTGAAGTAGGACGAGAGTACGGTACAACAACAGGTCGTCCGCGTCGTGTCGGTTGGTTTGACTCAGTTGTATTACGTCACTCACGTCGCGTAAGTGGTATTACTGATTTATCAATCAATTCAATTGACGTTTTAACTGGATTAGAGACTGTGAAAATTTGTACAGCTTATGAGTTAGACGGCAAGGAGATTACAGAGTATCCTGCCAACTTAAATGATTTAAAACGTTGTAAACCAATTTTCGAAACATTCCCTGGATGGACAGAAGATATTACAAATGTGAAAACAATGGATGAACTGCCAGATAATGCAAGACGTTATTTAGAACGTATTTCAGAATTATGTAATGTGCATATTTCTATTTTTTCAGTAGGTCCAGACCGTAATCAAACAAACATTGTAGAAAATTTATGGGTGTAA
- the yycF gene encoding response regulator YycF, which produces MARKIVVVDDEKPIADILEFNLKKEGYDVFVAYDGNDAVDLIYEKEPDIVLLDIMLPGQDGMEVCREVRKKYDMPIIMLTAKDSEIDKVLGLELGADDYVTKPFSTRELIARVKANLRRHYAQPTPEETTQSNEIKIKDIVIYPDAYSIKKRGEDIDLTHREFELFHYLSRHMGQVMTREHLLQTVWGYDYFGDVRTVDVTIRRLREKIEDDPSHPDYIVTRRGVGYFLQQHD; this is translated from the coding sequence ATGGCAAGAAAAATTGTCGTAGTTGATGATGAGAAACCGATTGCAGATATATTAGAATTCAATTTAAAAAAAGAAGGCTATGATGTATTTGTAGCTTATGATGGTAATGATGCGGTAGATTTAATTTATGAAAAAGAACCGGATATCGTATTATTAGATATTATGCTACCAGGTCAAGATGGTATGGAAGTCTGTCGTGAAGTCCGTAAGAAGTATGATATGCCAATTATTATGCTTACTGCTAAAGATTCAGAGATTGACAAAGTGCTCGGTCTTGAACTGGGTGCAGATGATTATGTGACAAAGCCTTTTAGTACACGTGAGCTAATCGCTCGTGTTAAGGCTAACTTACGTCGACATTATGCACAACCAACTCCAGAAGAAACAACACAATCGAATGAAATTAAAATTAAAGATATTGTGATTTATCCAGATGCCTATTCAATCAAAAAGCGCGGTGAAGATATTGATCTGACACACCGTGAGTTTGAGCTTTTCCATTATTTATCTCGTCATATGGGACAAGTAATGACGCGTGAACATTTATTACAAACAGTATGGGGATATGATTATTTCGGTGACGTCCGAACAGTTGACGTAACCATCCGTCGATTGCGTGAGAAAATTGAAGATGATCCATCTCATCCGGACTATATTGTTACTCGACGTGGCGTTGGATATTTTCTCCAGCAACATGATTAG
- a CDS encoding L-aspartate oxidase: MHVIVIGSGIAALALMRQLNHDIQITCITQNKLNDNNSYDAQGGICFSKYEEDQGQSHIDDTYHAGVHSGDLAVIRSFISESDAIIQQLIDEGLPFDCNTQGDLLYGMEGAHSHARILHAGGDQTGRIIAKHLASHLYTDNLTLIENMEVVDLIRNEHQEVCGVVALNHHGEKRLIEGDAVVCATGGISNLFTPSSNQRTSISTGAILAFHHRVPLQNMEMIQFHPTLLGTPQRAYGLVSEAVRGAGAMLVNEHDIPFMDSVHPLKSLAPRDITSRAIFHQQKQGHQCYLDISQVHHFTERFPTIAKSIKAYDPSIFITQRIPVTLGAHYTIGGIKASMNGRTQLSRFFAIGEAACTHFHGANRLASNSLLEGLVMGVQCAKYIQSHLNPIQTKVHYEPLVIPKVDAQTVQILQNQSSSILGVERNGKDIAIFISQIDSALKCASMTTTLTLDNWQHYCTLKLLQIVAHAALKHQASRGVHYRIDYPNQDDTYQITEIYNGGNKDVQSITRQRETSTVLHRR; this comes from the coding sequence ATGCACGTTATCGTCATTGGCAGTGGCATAGCTGCTTTAGCATTGATGCGGCAGTTAAACCATGATATTCAAATCACATGTATTACCCAAAATAAACTTAACGACAATAATAGCTATGATGCACAAGGTGGCATATGTTTTTCGAAATATGAAGAGGATCAAGGACAAAGTCACATTGATGATACCTATCATGCAGGCGTTCATTCTGGAGATCTTGCAGTCATTCGATCGTTTATATCAGAGAGTGATGCAATTATTCAACAGTTAATTGACGAAGGTCTCCCTTTTGATTGCAACACTCAAGGCGATTTGCTATATGGGATGGAAGGTGCCCATAGTCATGCCCGAATCTTACACGCTGGCGGTGATCAAACCGGCCGTATAATTGCCAAACATCTCGCATCACATTTATACACTGATAACTTAACACTTATTGAAAATATGGAAGTAGTTGACCTCATCCGAAATGAACATCAAGAAGTCTGCGGCGTTGTCGCACTCAATCATCATGGCGAAAAGCGTCTCATTGAAGGCGATGCTGTCGTTTGTGCAACAGGTGGCATCAGTAATTTGTTTACACCGAGTTCAAATCAAAGAACATCGATATCAACAGGTGCTATCCTTGCCTTTCATCATCGTGTGCCACTTCAAAATATGGAAATGATACAGTTTCATCCGACATTGCTTGGCACACCGCAACGTGCATATGGATTGGTGTCTGAAGCAGTTCGTGGAGCAGGAGCTATGTTAGTTAACGAGCATGACATACCTTTTATGGACTCTGTACATCCTTTAAAGAGTCTTGCGCCAAGAGACATCACAAGTCGTGCTATCTTTCATCAACAAAAGCAAGGTCATCAATGTTATTTAGACATCAGTCAAGTTCACCACTTCACCGAACGTTTTCCTACCATTGCAAAGTCCATCAAAGCCTATGATCCGTCCATCTTTATAACACAACGTATCCCTGTCACGCTCGGGGCTCACTACACAATTGGCGGTATCAAAGCTTCTATGAATGGACGCACACAATTGTCACGATTTTTTGCTATTGGTGAAGCGGCATGCACTCATTTTCATGGGGCTAATCGTTTAGCGAGTAATTCTTTGCTTGAAGGTTTGGTGATGGGCGTTCAATGCGCTAAATATATACAAAGTCACTTGAACCCTATTCAAACAAAAGTGCACTATGAACCGTTAGTAATTCCGAAAGTAGATGCCCAAACCGTCCAAATATTGCAAAATCAGAGTAGTTCAATTTTAGGCGTTGAAAGAAACGGCAAAGATATAGCGATTTTTATCTCTCAAATAGATTCGGCCCTGAAATGTGCATCTATGACGACTACCCTCACACTAGACAATTGGCAACATTACTGCACGCTCAAACTATTACAAATAGTAGCGCATGCCGCTCTAAAGCATCAAGCGTCACGTGGTGTACATTATCGAATCGACTATCCAAATCAAGATGATACGTACCAGATAACAGAAATATATAATGGAGGCAATAAAGATGTTCAATCGATTACTCGTCAGAGAGAAACTTCGACAGTTTTACATAGAAGATAA